One Bosea sp. 685 DNA segment encodes these proteins:
- a CDS encoding peptide ABC transporter substrate-binding protein, giving the protein MFDVTRRAAPFLLAAALAAGLAIAGAATAAAQVVFHRGNDGDPETLDAHKTSTVTEAHLLRDLSEGLVIHSMKGEVVPGVAESWTMSPDGKTYLFKLRSNAKWSNGDPVTASDFVFSLRRMVNPETGAKYANILYPILNAEKINKAAADTKLEDLGVKAIDEHTLELKLERPTPYLLELLTHQSGLPVHPASVAKFGKDFVKPENWVSNGAYVLKEFVPNSHIRLDKNQAFHDAANVKIDTVIYYPSSDLAAAARRFQAGELHLTTDIPADQIKQLREKLGDQVKVGPYLGTYFLIINSAKKPFDDVRVRRALSLVIDREFIADEIWSGTMLPAYGVIPPNIGNYGERAEADFKNASPLDREDEAKKLLAAAGFGPGVPLKVQLRYNTTDNNRRTMIAIAEQWKAIGVETSFINTDGKTHFAFLRDGGDFDVARYGWIGDYSDPQNFLFLFQSDNTGFNSGKYDNPTFDKLMKTAADEVDLVKRAAILREADAILAADVPWIPILYYSTKNLVSPKLVGFEQNLRGAIPTRFLSLKP; this is encoded by the coding sequence ATGTTCGACGTCACGCGCCGCGCCGCGCCCTTCCTGCTTGCCGCAGCCCTTGCCGCAGGCTTGGCCATCGCCGGCGCGGCGACGGCCGCGGCGCAGGTGGTCTTCCATCGCGGCAATGACGGCGACCCCGAGACGCTCGACGCCCACAAGACCTCGACGGTCACCGAAGCGCATCTGCTGCGGGACCTCTCCGAGGGGCTGGTCATCCACAGCATGAAGGGCGAAGTCGTGCCCGGCGTCGCCGAGAGCTGGACGATGTCGCCGGACGGCAAGACCTATCTCTTCAAGCTGCGCAGCAATGCGAAATGGTCGAATGGCGACCCGGTCACCGCGTCTGACTTCGTGTTCTCGCTGCGGCGGATGGTGAACCCCGAAACCGGGGCGAAATACGCCAATATCCTCTATCCCATCCTCAATGCCGAAAAGATCAACAAGGCCGCTGCCGACACCAAGCTCGAGGATCTCGGCGTGAAGGCAATCGACGAGCACACGCTCGAGCTCAAGCTGGAGCGGCCGACGCCCTATCTCCTGGAACTGTTGACGCATCAGAGCGGGCTGCCGGTCCATCCGGCCTCGGTCGCGAAGTTCGGCAAGGACTTCGTCAAGCCGGAGAACTGGGTCTCGAACGGCGCCTATGTGCTGAAGGAATTCGTGCCCAACTCCCATATCCGGCTCGACAAGAACCAGGCCTTCCACGACGCCGCCAACGTCAAGATCGACACGGTGATCTATTACCCCTCCTCGGATCTGGCCGCCGCGGCGCGCCGCTTCCAGGCCGGCGAACTGCACCTGACCACCGACATCCCGGCCGACCAGATCAAGCAATTGCGCGAGAAGCTCGGCGACCAGGTCAAGGTCGGGCCGTATCTGGGCACCTATTTCCTGATCATCAACAGCGCCAAGAAGCCCTTCGACGATGTCCGCGTGCGCCGGGCGCTGTCATTGGTGATCGACCGCGAATTCATCGCCGACGAGATCTGGAGCGGCACGATGCTGCCGGCCTATGGCGTGATCCCGCCCAATATCGGCAATTACGGCGAGCGCGCCGAGGCCGACTTCAAGAACGCCTCGCCGCTTGACCGCGAGGACGAGGCGAAGAAGCTGCTCGCCGCCGCAGGCTTCGGCCCCGGAGTGCCGCTCAAGGTCCAGCTGCGCTACAACACCACCGACAACAACCGCCGCACCATGATCGCCATCGCCGAGCAGTGGAAGGCGATCGGCGTCGAGACCTCCTTCATCAACACCGACGGCAAGACGCATTTCGCCTTCCTGCGCGACGGCGGCGATTTCGACGTCGCCCGCTATGGCTGGATCGGCGATTATTCCGACCCGCAGAACTTCCTGTTCCTGTTCCAGAGCGACAATACCGGCTTCAATTCGGGCAAATACGACAACCCGACCTTCGACAAGCTGATGAAGACCGCCGCCGACGAGGTCGACCTCGTCAAGCGCGCCGCGATCCTGCGCGAGGCTGACGCGATCCTGGCCGCCGACGTGCCCTGGATCCCGATCCTGTATTACTCGACCAAGAACCTGGTCTCGCCCAAGCTGGTCGGCTTCGAGCAGAACCTGCGTGGGGCGATCCCGACGCGGTTCTTGAGCCTGAAGCCCTAG
- a CDS encoding IS110 family transposase, with protein MTQNSPVGIDVSKGWLDLAIASKVVRIDNTAPAILAQIKRLLQAGFTTVGMEPTGGYERLAVSLFREAGFTVLMVDSWRCRQFAKARGNRAKTDPLDARLIADFLVAHEARPFPKPSLSQQELTLWSREIARAQAYLLRLQNRLDHIEVEALRRVIETEMDAIRSTVKQAQAAIEVLIAADEEFSAKAELLDSMTGIGPNTIRVLLAEMPELGHIDARKAAALAGVAPYPYDSGKSRGISHIEAGRDALRRSLYLAAFAAKLHNPWAKAIYDGLRKAGKAAKVALIALARRILVVLNAMARNQKPWQFNNKAS; from the coding sequence ATGACACAGAACAGCCCCGTCGGCATCGACGTTTCCAAAGGCTGGCTCGACCTTGCCATCGCCAGCAAGGTCGTGCGGATCGACAATACCGCGCCGGCCATCCTGGCGCAGATCAAGCGTCTGCTGCAGGCCGGCTTCACCACCGTCGGCATGGAACCGACCGGCGGATATGAACGGCTTGCCGTCAGCCTGTTTCGCGAGGCGGGCTTCACCGTGCTGATGGTCGATAGTTGGCGCTGCCGTCAATTCGCCAAGGCACGCGGCAACCGCGCCAAGACCGATCCGCTCGATGCCCGCCTGATCGCCGATTTCCTCGTCGCCCACGAGGCCAGGCCCTTCCCAAAGCCCAGCCTCTCGCAGCAGGAGCTGACGCTCTGGTCGCGTGAGATCGCCCGGGCGCAAGCCTACCTCCTGCGCCTGCAGAACCGCCTCGATCACATCGAGGTCGAGGCCCTGCGCCGCGTGATCGAGACCGAGATGGACGCCATCCGCAGTACCGTGAAGCAAGCCCAGGCCGCCATCGAAGTGTTGATCGCAGCCGATGAGGAGTTCAGCGCCAAGGCCGAGCTCCTCGACAGCATGACCGGTATCGGACCCAACACCATCCGGGTCCTCCTCGCCGAGATGCCTGAACTCGGCCATATCGACGCCAGGAAGGCTGCGGCGCTGGCCGGCGTCGCTCCCTATCCGTACGACAGCGGCAAATCCCGCGGCATCAGCCACATCGAAGCCGGACGCGACGCCCTGCGGCGCAGCCTCTACCTCGCCGCCTTCGCAGCCAAGCTCCACAATCCCTGGGCCAAGGCCATCTATGACGGCCTGCGCAAAGCCGGCAAAGCCGCCAAAGTCGCCCTCATCGCACTCGCCAGACGTATCCTCGTCGTTCTCAACGCCATGGCGCGCAATCAAAAACCCTGGCAATTCAACAACAAAGCAAGCTGA
- a CDS encoding ABC transporter permease subunit gives MLPFILRRLATAIPTLFVVVTLSFFLMRVAPGGPFDLERPLEAKVMENLRRIYQLDQPLLQQYLTYLGALLRGDFGPSFYFRDFSIGELFAQGLPVSMRLGASALALALLIGGPLGALAAFRQNGNADHAVMGFAAAGITIPNFVVAPVLQIVFGLTLAWLPVGGWNGGALRNVILPVVTLALPQIAVIARMTRAAMIETLRANHIRTLRAQGLDGSTVALHALRASALPVVSYLGPAAAALLTGSVVVETIFGIPGIGRYFVEGALNRDYTLVMGTVVVIAVFVLVFNLAVDLLYALLDPRVRLD, from the coding sequence ATGCTCCCCTTCATCCTGCGCCGCCTCGCGACCGCGATCCCGACGCTCTTCGTCGTGGTGACGCTGTCGTTCTTCCTGATGCGCGTCGCGCCCGGCGGGCCGTTCGATCTCGAGCGGCCGCTGGAAGCCAAGGTGATGGAGAACCTGCGGCGCATCTACCAGCTCGACCAGCCGCTCCTTCAGCAATACCTGACCTATCTCGGCGCGCTGCTGCGCGGCGATTTCGGCCCATCCTTCTATTTCCGCGATTTCTCGATCGGCGAATTGTTCGCACAGGGCCTGCCGGTCTCGATGCGGCTCGGCGCCTCGGCCCTGGCGCTCGCCCTGCTGATCGGCGGGCCGCTGGGAGCGCTTGCCGCCTTCCGCCAGAACGGCAATGCCGACCATGCGGTGATGGGCTTCGCCGCGGCCGGCATCACCATCCCCAATTTCGTCGTTGCACCGGTGTTGCAGATCGTCTTCGGGCTGACGCTGGCCTGGCTGCCGGTCGGCGGCTGGAATGGCGGGGCCTTGCGCAACGTCATCCTGCCGGTCGTCACGCTCGCGCTGCCGCAGATCGCGGTGATCGCGCGCATGACGCGGGCAGCCATGATCGAGACCCTGCGCGCCAACCATATCCGCACCTTGCGCGCCCAGGGGCTCGACGGTTCGACGGTCGCGTTGCATGCGCTTAGGGCCTCGGCCCTGCCGGTCGTCTCCTATCTCGGCCCGGCGGCGGCGGCGCTTCTCACCGGCTCGGTCGTGGTCGAGACGATCTTCGGCATTCCCGGCATCGGCCGCTATTTCGTCGAGGGTGCGCTCAACCGCGACTACACGCTGGTGATGGGCACGGTCGTCGTCATTGCCGTCTTCGTGCTCGTCTTCAACCTCGCGGTCGATCTGCTCTACGCCCTGCTCGACCCCCGCGTCAGGCTGGATTGA
- a CDS encoding ABC transporter permease subunit: protein MSDLPPSSLPPSPVPLTPLPTIGRSLWQDARNRLMRNRAARLSLIVLGLMALSCVAGPWLTGHPYDRVYPDYVRVPASLESYPKAEAIPAAVQRIAARIRATPGDVVVAGESLLMTLTSPRPIDQRLLVYFDRSDQFGTPRITANEEDGRRLAVEVPLKRQRFLFGTDANGRDLLTRTLIAGRVSLAIGLLATGVALIIGVLYGATAGYLGGRIDMLMMRVVDVLYALPFIFFVILLVVFFGRNFILMFLAVGAIEWLDMARIVRGQTLSLKRQEYVLAAEALGVTTGGIIWRHIIPNTLGPVIVYVTLLVPKVILLESFLSFLGLGVQEPMTSWGVLISDGARAIQGAWWMLVFPATFLVATLFALNFLGDGLRDALDPRDR, encoded by the coding sequence ATGAGTGATTTGCCCCCCAGTTCCTTGCCTCCAAGCCCCGTACCTCTCACTCCCCTGCCCACGATCGGCCGCTCGCTCTGGCAGGATGCGCGCAACCGCCTGATGCGCAACCGCGCGGCAAGGCTGAGCCTGATCGTGCTGGGGCTGATGGCGCTCTCCTGCGTCGCCGGCCCCTGGCTCACCGGCCACCCTTACGACCGGGTCTATCCCGACTATGTCCGCGTGCCCGCCAGCCTGGAGAGCTATCCGAAAGCCGAGGCGATCCCCGCCGCCGTCCAGCGCATCGCCGCCCGCATCCGCGCGACACCGGGCGATGTCGTGGTCGCGGGCGAGAGCTTGCTGATGACGCTGACCTCGCCGCGGCCGATCGACCAGCGCCTGCTGGTCTATTTCGACCGCTCCGACCAGTTCGGCACGCCCCGGATCACGGCGAATGAAGAGGATGGCCGCAGGCTTGCCGTCGAGGTCCCGCTCAAGCGGCAGCGTTTCCTGTTCGGCACGGATGCGAATGGCCGCGATCTCCTGACCCGCACCCTGATCGCGGGGCGCGTCTCGCTCGCCATCGGCCTGCTCGCGACCGGCGTCGCGCTGATCATCGGCGTGCTCTACGGCGCAACCGCCGGCTATCTCGGCGGGCGCATCGACATGCTGATGATGCGCGTGGTCGATGTGCTCTACGCCCTGCCCTTCATCTTCTTCGTCATCCTGCTGGTGGTGTTCTTCGGCCGGAACTTCATCCTGATGTTCCTGGCGGTGGGGGCGATCGAATGGCTCGACATGGCCCGGATCGTCCGGGGCCAGACGCTCTCGCTCAAGCGGCAGGAATATGTGCTGGCGGCCGAGGCGCTGGGCGTCACCACGGGTGGCATCATCTGGCGCCACATCATCCCCAACACGCTCGGCCCCGTGATCGTCTATGTCACGCTGCTGGTGCCCAAGGTCATCCTGCTGGAGAGCTTCCTGTCCTTCCTCGGGCTCGGCGTGCAGGAGCCGATGACGAGCTGGGGCGTGCTGATCTCGGACGGCGCGCGCGCCATCCAGGGCGCCTGGTGGATGCTGGTCTTCCCGGCGACCTTCCTGGTGGCGACGCTGTTTGCGCTCAACTTCCTCGGCGACGGCCTGCGCGACGCGCTCGACCCCAGGGATCGCTAG
- a CDS encoding ABC transporter ATP-binding protein: MATSDPILSIRDLRIRFRTNDGMVEAVRGIDLDVGTGEFVAIVGESGSGKSQSVMAAMGLLAGNGEATGSIRYRGAELLGLKPAALNAYRGRKLAMIFQEPMTSLDPLFRIGAQIAAPLRKHQGLSRKAARTRALELLELVRMPRPEARLSSYPHELSGGQRQRVMIAMALANDPDILIADEPTTALDVTIEAEILALIAELRQRLGMAVILITHDLGLVRQHAERVYVMKAGEVVESGTKRQIINAPTHPYTQMLLAAEPEGRKPPPPDGAPILLAARDLRVSYDLSRGYDLLRGLLRRETALLHAVDGIDLTLRRGQTIGIVGESGSGKSTLGKAVLKLVPSSGTVRFEDRALEPLDRAAMRPLRSSLQVVFQDPFGSLSPRLTVGEIVSEGLLVHAPHLTRAERDLRAAQALAEVSLEPALRNRYPHEFSGGQRQRIAIARAMILHPKLVVLDEPTSALDRTVQKSIVALLKEMQARHALSYLFISHDLAVVRAMADWIMVMKDGRVVESGPTEAIFEAPQADYTRRLIAASIKG, translated from the coding sequence ATGGCGACGAGCGATCCCATCCTCTCGATCCGCGACCTGCGCATCCGCTTCCGCACCAATGACGGCATGGTCGAGGCCGTGCGCGGCATCGACCTCGATGTCGGCACTGGGGAATTCGTCGCGATCGTCGGCGAGTCCGGCTCGGGCAAGAGCCAGAGCGTCATGGCCGCCATGGGCCTGCTCGCCGGGAATGGCGAGGCGACGGGCTCGATCCGCTATCGCGGCGCGGAACTGCTCGGCCTCAAGCCCGCCGCGCTCAACGCCTATCGCGGCCGCAAGCTCGCAATGATCTTCCAGGAGCCGATGACCTCGCTCGATCCGCTGTTCCGGATCGGCGCACAGATCGCCGCGCCCCTGCGCAAGCATCAAGGCCTGTCGCGCAAGGCGGCACGGACCAGGGCGCTCGAACTGCTCGAACTGGTCAGGATGCCGCGGCCCGAGGCCAGGCTCTCATCCTACCCGCACGAACTCTCCGGCGGCCAGCGCCAGCGCGTGATGATCGCGATGGCGCTCGCCAACGACCCCGACATCCTGATCGCCGACGAGCCGACGACGGCGCTGGACGTCACCATCGAGGCGGAGATCCTGGCGCTGATCGCCGAGCTGCGCCAGCGGCTCGGCATGGCCGTGATCCTGATCACCCATGACCTCGGGCTCGTGCGCCAGCATGCCGAGCGCGTCTATGTGATGAAGGCAGGCGAGGTCGTCGAGAGCGGGACGAAGCGGCAGATCATCAACGCGCCCACGCATCCCTATACGCAGATGCTGCTCGCAGCCGAGCCGGAAGGCCGCAAACCGCCGCCGCCGGACGGTGCGCCCATCCTGCTCGCGGCGCGGGACCTGCGCGTCAGCTATGATCTGTCGCGCGGCTACGATCTGTTACGAGGACTCCTGCGCCGCGAGACCGCCCTGCTCCACGCCGTGGACGGCATCGACCTGACGCTGCGGCGCGGCCAGACCATCGGCATCGTCGGTGAATCCGGCTCCGGCAAGTCGACGCTCGGCAAGGCGGTGCTGAAGCTCGTGCCCTCCTCTGGCACGGTTCGCTTCGAGGATCGCGCCCTCGAGCCGCTCGACCGCGCCGCGATGCGGCCCTTGCGCAGCAGCCTTCAAGTCGTCTTCCAGGACCCGTTCGGTTCGCTCTCGCCGCGCCTGACGGTCGGCGAGATCGTCAGCGAGGGGCTGCTCGTGCATGCGCCTCATCTCACCCGGGCCGAGCGCGACCTGCGCGCCGCGCAGGCCCTGGCCGAGGTCTCGCTCGAGCCCGCCTTGCGCAACCGCTACCCGCATGAATTCTCGGGCGGCCAGCGCCAGCGCATCGCGATCGCCCGCGCCATGATCCTGCATCCCAAGCTCGTCGTGCTGGACGAGCCGACTTCGGCGCTCGACCGCACCGTGCAGAAGAGCATCGTCGCGCTGCTCAAGGAGATGCAGGCCCGGCACGCCCTCTCCTATCTCTTCATCAGCCATGACCTCGCGGTGGTCCGCGCCATGGCGGACTGGATCATGGTGATGAAGGACGGCCGCGTCGTCGAAAGCGGGCCGACGGAGGCGATCTTCGAGGCGCCGCAGGCTGATTACACGCGCCGGCTGATCGCGGCTTCGATCAAGGGCTAG
- a CDS encoding NAD(P)-dependent oxidoreductase produces the protein MIVSNTGGKHVGAATAELAFALILANARSLPQADALMRAGGWHEGLPLGDVVAGKRLGIVGLGKLGQRVARYAKAFDMEVVAWSQNLTTEAAAAAGVAYVGKDELFATSDVVSLHLVLSERTRGIVGEAELAAMKRGACLVNTARGPLIDEGALLEHLRKGAIRAALDVYDQEPLPREHPLRSLPNVVLTPHQGYSAAPVLAEYYGESIENALAFLDGKPSRVMNPEVVGRS, from the coding sequence GTGATCGTCAGCAATACCGGCGGAAAACATGTCGGCGCGGCAACCGCCGAACTCGCTTTCGCGCTGATCCTCGCCAATGCCCGCAGCTTGCCGCAGGCCGATGCGCTGATGCGGGCCGGCGGCTGGCATGAGGGCCTGCCGCTGGGAGATGTCGTCGCCGGCAAGCGGCTCGGCATCGTCGGTCTCGGCAAGCTCGGCCAGCGCGTGGCGCGCTATGCCAAGGCCTTCGACATGGAGGTCGTCGCCTGGAGCCAGAACCTGACCACCGAGGCTGCCGCTGCCGCAGGCGTAGCCTATGTCGGGAAGGATGAACTGTTCGCGACCTCGGACGTGGTCTCGCTGCATCTCGTCCTGTCCGAGCGCACGCGCGGCATCGTGGGCGAGGCCGAGCTTGCCGCGATGAAGCGCGGCGCTTGCCTGGTGAACACGGCGCGCGGGCCGCTCATTGATGAGGGCGCCCTGCTGGAGCATCTGCGCAAGGGCGCGATCCGTGCCGCGCTCGACGTCTACGATCAGGAGCCGCTGCCGCGCGAGCACCCGCTGCGGAGCTTGCCCAATGTCGTGCTGACGCCGCATCAGGGCTATTCCGCTGCGCCGGTCCTGGCCGAGTACTATGGCGAGAGCATCGAGAACGCGCTCGCCTTCCTCGACGGCAAGCCCAGCCGGGTGATGAACCCGGAGGTGGTCGGGCGTTCCTGA
- a CDS encoding D-amino-acid transaminase, whose amino-acid sequence MSRIVYVNGEYLPEEEAKISVFDRGFIFADGIYEVSAVLGGKLVDCEAHLARLERSCGEINLPLPWSRTELVAIHEEMIKRNALDEGGVYLQVTRGAADRDFPFPKDTKPTLVLFTQARNYVNAPTVKTGIKVVTFPDLRWERRDIKSVGLLGQVLAKQHAAEQGANDAWLVEDGVVTEGASATAWIVKGKTLISRPLSNKVLPGITRKAVLAFLAETDFTFEERTFTLEEALDAEEAFITSATAFVMPVTTLDGHTIHNGAPGPTTLRLREIYVDFARKGGVLG is encoded by the coding sequence ATGAGCCGCATCGTCTACGTCAATGGCGAATACCTCCCCGAGGAAGAGGCGAAGATCTCGGTCTTCGATCGCGGCTTCATCTTCGCCGACGGCATCTACGAGGTCTCGGCCGTGCTCGGCGGCAAGCTCGTCGATTGCGAGGCGCATCTGGCAAGGCTCGAACGCTCCTGCGGCGAGATCAACCTGCCCCTGCCCTGGTCGCGCACTGAGCTGGTCGCGATCCATGAGGAAATGATCAAGCGCAACGCCCTCGACGAGGGCGGCGTCTATCTGCAGGTCACGCGCGGCGCCGCCGACCGCGACTTCCCCTTCCCCAAGGACACCAAGCCGACGCTGGTGCTGTTCACCCAGGCCCGCAACTATGTGAATGCGCCGACCGTGAAGACCGGCATCAAGGTGGTGACCTTCCCGGATCTGCGCTGGGAGCGGCGCGACATCAAGAGCGTCGGCCTGCTCGGCCAGGTGCTGGCCAAGCAACATGCCGCCGAACAGGGCGCCAATGACGCCTGGCTGGTGGAGGACGGCGTCGTCACCGAGGGCGCCTCGGCGACCGCCTGGATCGTCAAGGGCAAGACGCTGATCTCGCGCCCGCTCTCCAACAAGGTGCTGCCCGGCATCACGCGCAAGGCCGTGCTCGCCTTTCTCGCCGAGACCGACTTCACCTTCGAGGAGCGGACCTTCACCCTCGAGGAGGCGCTCGACGCCGAGGAGGCCTTCATCACCTCCGCGACGGCCTTCGTCATGCCGGTGACCACGCTCGACGGCCACACCATCCATAACGGCGCGCCGGGCCCGACGACGCTGCGCCTGCGCGAGATCTATGTCGATTTCGCCAGGAAGGGCGGCGTTCTGGGGTGA
- the guaD gene encoding guanine deaminase: MPVTEMKATRALRGRLLWFVDDPETAGDAAHRYVEDGLLVISGGMIAAVGEAAALLPGLPAGAEIIDHRPHLIMPGFIDAHLHMPQTQVIASYGAQLMEWLNKYTFVEEQKCGQQGHPEKLACFFLDELLANGTTTAVVYCSVHPQSVEALFLESERRNTRMVAGKVMMDRNAPDALTDTAGSSYADSKALIARWHGKGRQLYAITPRFAITSTPEQLAAAGRLAAEHPDCHVQTHINENQAEIAFTRELFPDAPDYAGVYEQYGLLGPRSLMGHCIHMTKREWRAFAEARAVAVFCPTSNLFLGSGLFDWARAKREGVPVAVATDIGGGTSYSMLRTMSEAYKILQLQGQSLQAFAALHAITRGNAVALKLDHLIGSLEPGHEADVVVLDPAATRAMAHRLETARDLAEELFVLVTLGDERNVAATYVMGERVAPT; encoded by the coding sequence ATGCCTGTGACCGAAATGAAAGCCACCCGGGCGCTGCGCGGCCGCCTGCTCTGGTTCGTCGACGATCCCGAGACTGCGGGAGACGCCGCCCATCGCTATGTCGAGGACGGGCTGCTGGTCATCTCCGGCGGTATGATCGCGGCCGTGGGCGAGGCCGCCGCGCTGTTGCCGGGGCTGCCGGCCGGGGCGGAGATCATCGACCATCGCCCGCATCTGATCATGCCGGGTTTCATCGACGCGCATCTGCACATGCCGCAGACGCAGGTGATTGCCTCCTATGGCGCGCAATTGATGGAGTGGCTCAATAAGTACACCTTCGTCGAGGAGCAGAAATGCGGGCAGCAGGGCCACCCCGAAAAGCTCGCTTGCTTCTTCCTCGATGAATTGCTGGCGAACGGCACGACGACGGCGGTGGTCTATTGCTCGGTCCACCCGCAATCGGTCGAAGCGCTGTTCCTGGAATCCGAGCGCCGCAACACCCGCATGGTTGCGGGCAAGGTGATGATGGACCGCAATGCGCCGGACGCCCTGACCGATACCGCCGGGAGCAGCTATGCCGATTCCAAGGCGCTGATCGCGCGCTGGCACGGCAAGGGCCGGCAGCTTTACGCCATCACGCCGCGCTTCGCGATCACCTCGACGCCCGAGCAATTGGCGGCGGCGGGGCGCCTGGCGGCCGAGCATCCCGACTGCCATGTCCAGACCCATATCAACGAGAACCAGGCTGAGATCGCCTTCACCCGTGAATTGTTCCCGGATGCGCCCGATTATGCCGGCGTCTACGAGCAATACGGCCTGCTCGGCCCCAGGAGCCTGATGGGCCATTGCATCCACATGACCAAGCGCGAATGGCGCGCCTTTGCGGAAGCCCGGGCGGTGGCGGTGTTCTGCCCGACCTCGAACCTCTTCCTGGGCTCGGGGCTGTTCGACTGGGCGCGCGCCAAGCGCGAGGGCGTGCCCGTCGCGGTCGCGACCGATATCGGCGGCGGCACCTCCTATTCGATGCTGCGCACCATGTCGGAGGCCTACAAGATACTGCAATTGCAGGGGCAGTCGCTCCAGGCCTTCGCGGCGCTGCATGCGATCACGCGCGGCAATGCGGTCGCGCTCAAGCTCGACCATCTCATCGGCTCGCTCGAACCGGGCCATGAAGCGGATGTCGTGGTGCTCGACCCCGCTGCGACGCGGGCGATGGCGCATCGGCTGGAGACGGCGCGCGATCTGGCCGAGGAGCTCTTCGTGCTGGTCACGCTCGGCGACGAGCGCAATGTCGCCGCGACCTATGTGATGGGGGAGCGGGTGGCGCCGACGTGA
- a CDS encoding IS481 family transposase → MGQVLHSSATTTEAIRRAIQNSQESLIALAERYGINQKTVAKWKKRTSVADVPTGPTNPSSTVLTIEEEAVIVAFRRHTLLPLDDCLYALRPTIPNLTRSSLHRCLQRHGMSRLPDVEGDKPAKTKFKSYPIGYFHIDIAEVQTAEGKLYLFVAIDRTSKFAFVELHERATKMIAAEFLRHLIAAISYKIHTILTDNGIQFKNREQDRTAMEHIFGRTCRENDIEHRSTKVKHPWTNGQVERMNRTIKEATVRRFHYDSHDQLRRHLADFITAYNFGRRLKTLKGLSPVEFICKQWTSEPQRFRLNPLHQMPGLNT, encoded by the coding sequence ATGGGTCAGGTTCTCCACAGCAGCGCCACCACGACAGAGGCGATCCGTCGAGCAATACAAAATAGTCAAGAGAGCCTGATAGCGCTGGCTGAGCGCTACGGGATCAACCAGAAGACCGTCGCGAAGTGGAAGAAGCGGACCTCGGTGGCCGATGTGCCGACGGGGCCAACGAACCCGTCCTCGACGGTGCTCACGATCGAGGAGGAGGCGGTGATCGTCGCCTTCCGGCGGCACACCCTGCTGCCGCTCGACGATTGCCTTTACGCTCTGCGGCCGACGATTCCGAACCTGACCCGCTCGTCATTGCATCGTTGCCTGCAACGTCACGGCATGTCCCGCCTGCCGGATGTCGAAGGCGACAAGCCGGCCAAGACAAAATTCAAGAGCTACCCGATCGGCTACTTCCACATCGACATCGCCGAGGTGCAGACCGCCGAGGGAAAGCTCTATCTCTTCGTGGCCATCGATAGGACCAGCAAGTTCGCCTTTGTCGAATTGCACGAGCGGGCCACCAAGATGATCGCAGCCGAATTCCTGCGCCATCTCATCGCGGCGATTTCCTACAAGATCCACACGATCCTCACCGACAACGGCATTCAGTTCAAAAACCGCGAGCAGGACCGCACCGCCATGGAGCACATCTTCGGGCGGACCTGCCGGGAGAACGACATCGAGCATCGTTCGACCAAGGTGAAGCATCCCTGGACCAACGGCCAGGTCGAAAGGATGAACCGCACCATCAAGGAAGCCACCGTCAGACGCTTCCACTACGACAGCCACGATCAGCTCCGACGCCACCTCGCCGACTTCATCACGGCCTACAATTTCGGCCGCCGCCTCAAGACCCTCAAAGGCCTCTCGCCCGTCGAGTTCATCTGCAAACAATGGACAAGCGAGCCACAAAGATTCAGGCTCAATCCTCTCCATCAAATGCCGGGACTAAACACCTAG